The DNA sequence GATAACGATTCCGGCTACGGAGATGCATCCACCGTCGGCACGGCGACACCCGCCGCCAGCCAGCGGAGCTCCAAAATCTCCGGAAAGTCTGGGGCTATGGTGTATGGTGTTGTCATGTACGACTTCCAGGCGGAACGCGGGGACGAGCTGGATGCCAAGGCGGGCGAAGCTATCATTGTGATTGCCCAGTCCAACCCCGAGTGGTTTGTCGCAAAGCCGATTGGGAGACTCGGTGGTCCCGGTCTGATTCCCGTCTCTTTTGTCGAGATCCGAGATATGGCGAGCAACACACCCGTGGCAAACCCTCAAGAGTCTGTTCGCAGGGCGGGCATCcccaaggtggaggagtggaagaagatggcagCGGACTACAAAAATTCCAGCATCACGCTTGGCAagtttgatgttggcggcgCGCCAATTGAACAAGGCATGGAGCGCATGAgtctccagcagcaaccgaATGGGCGAACGAGCCAAGTGCCGGCGGGTAACTATGTGAGTGACACTCGCGCCGACTATTGTTTTGATATCATCTGCTAACCGTCACggtcgcagcagcaaccgcagtcaccaccacagcaacaggCGCAAGtgcaaccccaacaagcaTACAACGCGCAGCAACCAGTCCAGCAACCAGGCTACGGCGCTCGACAAAGCTCAGAAGTTGCCGCTCCGGTATCCGCTCAGATTCCCAGATACTGTTTCGCCGAGGAAAAGTACTGGTTTGTGATCGaggccgagctggaggatgGACGGACTTGGGAGCTTTCCCGATACTACGAAGATTTCTACGATTTTCAGATTGCGCTCTTGACCGAGTTCCCCGTAGAAGCTGGTACGACCGGAAAGAAGCAGCGCACGTTACCGTACATGCCCGGTCCCGTAAATTACGTCACCGATGCCATCACGGAAGGGAGACGCCACAACCTGGACGCCTACGTCAAGAGTTTGCTCGCACAGCCACCATACATTTCGAAATGCGACCTGGTGAAGCAGTTCTTTGCGCCGCGCGAAGGAGACTATGAGATTGATCCCACAGCGCAAGCAGAGGAATACCGGTTGTCTGGCGGATCCCAGCCATCCTCGACAGACTCGCCAGCGGATGGAGCATCGCGGCAATCATCTCGCCAAAACCTCAACTCAAACGGTAATGGGTACGCTGGCCTTTCCGCGCCGGCACGACAGATGGGAGGTGGTCAGCCAGCAGTAAGCAGACAAGTCTCCTCCCTGTCACAACCCTCGCAATCATCCCTCTCACCAGGCATCCAGCAACCCGGAGCCCAAATGAAGGTCAAACTCAGCTACAACGGAgacatcatcgccatcaaggtgccgCAAGATATCAGCTTCCGCTCCTTGTACGACAGAATCACCGAAAGACTCAAGATCCCAGGAGGAGAGATGGTCCAGCTGTCATACAAGGATGAGGCCACGGGTGACAAGCCACCGCTGATGAGCGACAATGATCTGGACATTGCTCTGAGTCGAAAcgagaagctgctgctcTATGTTGAATAGGTGGTGTAGAGCGTTTGCACGCACGCGTTTTGTACTCTGTTTCTCTCCTGGTTTACTGGGATTTTCTCACTTGCGTTTTTACGTTGCACCAAGTATACCCAacctctttttttgttttgttttgttttgatgCTATTCGGACCCCGCATTGcaaccgacgacgacgaatcTACAAGAACGCGTTTATGTTTTTTTGGCCACGGaaatggaggaggtggagaaggcaGGCCTATTTATACTCtccaagaaagaaagacagTACCTTGGCACGTTACCGCATCAGAGCTTGACATGTTATGCCTTTTCTTTGCTTGGAtgtcggtggagggggagagggatgggaggaagctgggGCTGGAACGTGGTCACGGAGGGATGTTGACtaggtttttcttttcttcccctGTTGAGTTGCTTCAGTTGTGATGGATGGAATGAAATGAAATGTACATGTGTTTATGGCAGGCGGGGATAACAAAAATGATGAATTGTGATTTTCCTTCTCTGGCTCTTTACGTTTTTGTGTCTCTGATGGGGAACATTATGGTCTTGAGTGGTTGAAGAGATCggaaggtggttgagggcaggggatggtggatgaaTGCGGTGGGGCTTTGACACTTTTTTCTTGGTTGCGGAGTAGACAGATGGatttgcttcttgttgggggTAATTGAGAAGATGGTTTGTTTTTGATGACCGGGTTGTGTTCATTGATGCTCTTTTGTGGTATTGGCGTAGAGGGAAGCTTCCTTTTGCTCCCTGTGCATCTATCCCTTTTCACACGCACATATCCACATCCGATCAAGAAACCACAACGAAGGTGATAACCCCAGCCTTACTCCAAGAGATCCCGCATCACAAAGGCCACAACCCAGAACCTCGGAGGGACGGACATATTGACCAAAAAGTTTATTttcgaaaaaaaaatcacCGCCGTATTCGTTCGCTCCTTTGCCCAGCAGATTCGTCCCAAGAAATACACACAAAAGgttgggaaaaaaaaaacccgcCCACAACCGAACCCAGTCCTGGCGaattccccttcccaaactCCGTCCAAGAATAGACACACGAAAAAAACAACACAACCTTGCCTTCCCCCAGAGAAAATGCACCTATAACACCCTCCTTGCCATTAACCCGTCATCTTCCGGCAGAGAAAAGCCAAAAACTATAAACACAAGACATTAAAAATCAGTGGTAtcaaacaccccctcccttgTCGCATCAGAAAAAAAGCACCCGCTTTTTATTTCCCGAACCCTTTCTCATACAAAATCAGACGTAATCATCGCCAAAGCAGCAGTCACAGAACACCcctcaaacaacaacatgaCTGCTCATAtgctccaccgcctccttgaTCGTCCTCAGCATCCTCTTGTTCAGACAAAACGGACACCTGACCGGgttctccaccaccgacaccGGCGCCCCGCTAGGGATCGGTGTGAGCGTCAGTTCTTCCCCTTGCTGTGCACCACTACCAGCGTTCCCACCGCCATTAGCAGTCTGAGGTTGTTGCGGtgtctgctgctgcggttgGACTTGCTGCGGTTGGACTTGCTGCGGTTGGACTTGCTGCGGTGTATTCGGCGCAAACTGCGGTTGCGCCGGAGGAGCCTGTTGCGGTTGTGCCCTCGGTCCGGCGCTCGCGTTACGAGTCCCCGGGTTGGGGGTCGTCAGGCCAGCTGCGTTCATGGCGTGCTGGGCGTAGGCTTGGTTGGCTATCGCGCCTAGGGCAGGTAAGCCGTTGTCAACGGTGCGATCGCCGCCgctttggggttgttgatggtcaGGGGTGACTccggagaggttggcggcGCCGCTGACGTTGTTCTCCTCCTGTTGCTGATAGACACGGAGTGCATTCTGAAGCACGACTTCTGGGTCTTCTTCTGAGTGGAAAATTCCCGTGTTTTCTGCATTGCCACCCATGGGATTGTTGTTTGGTGTTCCCGGCCCGCCGTCGGGTGAAGGGTTGTGTTGACGGCGGAGGACCTCCTCTTTGACGCGCTCGCATACTTCCAGAGTGGTCATTACGCCGAGGAAACGTTGGAGGTATTCCATAACCGTCACTGGGGGAAGGTCGGCGTTCACGTTGAGGTAACGAGGAAGGTTCTCGGCGAGGTAGGGGATGTCGTCAccgaggttttggagggttGTGGTCCCGGGGGCTGGATTGCCGCCTTCGCTGCTAGTTGGGCGACGCTGGCGTCTAACTAGGAGGCCGTAACGTTTCTTGAAGCGGTGGATCCATCCGGGGGAGAACTCGGGCGCGGGTTCGTCCTTGTATcgggggagctggtggtaGATTGTCTTAGCTTTGTCGGCAAGCTCTTCGTTGGAGGGCTGGCGGCCATTGGCGAGCATTTGCTGGTGCCAGAGGAGAACAAGTTTCTCGACGTCGGGCCAGTTGCCAAAGCGCAGACGGGAACCCGAGAGCTGGGGGTCGCCGTCGAGACGGGCATActtgggagagagggagtGTGAGACGGTAGACTGAGAGATGGTTTGCTGGTACTGGCTGGCAAACCAGTCAATGCAGGCCTTATGGCTGGGGCGGACAGGCTGCGAGTTGGCCCATCGGCGGAGGGCGCGTCGCTggtcgagggtgagggagtggcGCTCTCGCGTGGCCGAGCCGGGGGTTGACCCGATCTGGTCCATGGACTCGAGGGGCACGTCAGGCTTCATGGCCGACATGGTGCTCGCTCCTCTGAATGGGAGCTGGTAAAAAGGCGATAAACGCCCTTTTGTCGGCGCAATGGAGCGCGGGGGGTTGTATATGCAATGGCGGGCGAGACGAAGCTCTCGAATGCTTGGCTAGCCCCGATGCGAAATCGCTATCTGTGTGTATGGCGATTCGAGACAATTGAATATGCGGCGATGGCTGGTCTGGTGATCGTTGTAATGAGGTGTTGTGGAGGGCAAAAAAGTCGGCAAAGCGGGGGAGCTGCACGTGTACCACAACAATTGAGTTTGGTTAGTCAGCTGCCAGTGTGACTGACAGTTGTGGCACAACATCTGATTGGATGGCGCAGAAGGACGCATCGCCAACTTGCATGACGCCGCCACTTGCATCCACGACATTGCAAGCAATGAAGTTCTCGTCATTACACACGAAGCAGAATTCATCATGTTGGCTTCCAAGGCCTGTCCTCATGTAAATAGCAAGGCGGCCGAGTATCTATCGTCATTGCTTTCAAGAATGTAGTCATATGGCCCCTTTGAATCCTTTCATTCCCACCTCGTTTTCGTGATTGCATAAGCCACCAGGTAGGTAGACACCCCGTCTTTCCGGTAACCATAACCACTGTCTGTGCAAGAGCTTCAATATGTGCATTGCTAGACTAACACTCTTCCATACTGGTGTCCATCGCGATTCTGCAAGGGGATAAGAACCTGTTCGGCATCACTCCACGTTTCTGTTGTGATTGCACCAACTAGCCGAcagttgtttgttttgaaGTTTGTAGTGCAGCACGTCGATCTTCGACCCTAGCCAAGTCCGTGCCTCCTCCGCATATCTCCACTTTGCCCAACGACATCCGTACTCTAATGATCGCCGGTCCCGGTCCCGGTCCCATAGCGGGACTCCCGTCTCACAGATCAAACACAAGCAATCGCTTCGGGTCAAAGCTACAATACAACCATTTGTCATCGACTCCTCAACTCCATGCTATCGACTAAGGTATCATCGCATCCCTATTACTAACTAAAAAAGTCCCTCAAGAAGTCTTCTTCTCTGGCGTAGGACTCCTGCCCCACATGCTTCAAGAAGCTCGGGGGATAAGGAGACCATTGATGGTATCAGCATCGGCGAATAGCCAGGCCAGCGTACACACCCCACTACCGTATGCCGGGGTTGAGCCAGAGTCACCTCGGAACTTATTGATGAGGTTggccccaacaacaccattcAAGAACTGCAAGCCATGCCAATTGCGGGAGAGTGAAACCGCCAAGGCGAAAAGTCCCTGGCAGTTCGGTAGACCCTCAAAGAGATGATGCCCCTCGCAAAATAGCTGAGATAGAAGGCTTGAGGAGAATGTGAAGAAGTGATGTTCCACAAGAGGCTGGTTGGGCAAAGGACTAGGAAGGATGGCAAAGAAGATGTCGGGCGGAGAACTTACCATTTGGTCTTGGTCGAATGAGGCCATCGTCAGAGTCGCTCAAAGGGCGAAAGTGCTTGGGACGAGAGGAAGgcgaaggtggtgatgatggtgaaatgGTGGTGACTGAGAAGGATGGCGACAGGAGGCAGTGGTGACAGGTCGTGGCCAACAGGGCGAGCAATTGTAAAATTTATTGGAAGTGGAAAGAATTGAAAGGGAAAAGAATTGAAAGAGGAAATATTTGCAAGAGAGAATTGAGGGGGAGAttgtgggagggaggagttgaatATATAGCCGGTGGTCGTGGGTCTTTGCGTGCCTGCAAATTCCGGCAGCAGTTGTAAATAGTCTGTGCGTGACCTATAGAATCTCATGGACAATACCGTCGTCATATTTGATGCCTTAttgttcttcccggtcaagggaaatgtattgccgcttttggacttgggtggggtgtgtagttaggagcagcacttccccttccaccctaccctcctgcccatttcagcctggaaaaaatgtgtttgatttcgaaatatccaaattaaccagcttaagCTCGAATAACGAATTTGCAAGTGAAGGTAAAGGCAAagttgaatcgtcatataaaccaacatcctgcttgtcttaactacagttccatttcatatttacatacctacctaagcttcTTTATCACTTCCTCTCAACAAATTAGCACttatggcgtcatacctCCCTAGTTCCCTTGGCATCAACTGCCGCTCTcacaggcttagttactgcagtcaaatcatcttgggagctgtctcgtatgataaagaagaaatatgAGTAGCGTGTACTGAAGGATCATGCCAATGAAATTAACACCAGGCTGCAAGACTTTatgtcacacggcaaacaAGCAATCAGCCGCATCACGGCCTAACCGCTATCTACCTGCACAATCAATGGTTGGAATTGAGGCGGACAATCAAATGCCTCGCGGCTGTtaaaggaaaccagatcaaataaagtttgttgtggcgcttggaactacgtcaagccaactagcccgatctcgagttgttcgagtgggccaaatgacgtttctaccaagtgttctagagccaCCTGTCTACATGGCGAAACAGAATACTCGAATGGATGAAAAAGGCGGTAtctagaaggatctagagtattgcgacgggctataaattaacGGAGCCCCTcagacccctcctgtgtcacgctatgatagaaaaaaaagagagagagaaagaatgaAAGATCAGCTTAGGTGTCTGTCGTGACGTGATAGTTAGGACGCGTcccgaagaacagccaatagcAACTGTTGATGCCGCTACAGCTGAACAGCTTGGCTGATATTCCAGAGGCAGCCATAGCCGGTTTTCTGAGTCCTTCGTAATCCATCTATTGCCCAAGCCAATGCTATAGCCTTGGTAATGTGGGGGATTGGCATCGTCTAATTTGGATGCGATCAGCTTCAAATAGagggaagacgctaccgaccTGGCGTTACTGTAATcaccctcgagcgtctgcgtacatgaccccgtggccgcatcccggatcttgatggtgttgtcgtctgatcctgacgcaacccacttcgaatcgggcgagaacgctaccgaccagactGAAGAGCCATgtccctcgagcgtctgccggcaTGCATTCCAATTATCCTCTACAATTGGCCCGAAGTAATCCACTTCCGTTCTTTCTGCGTAAACGCTGCCGTCGGGGTCGAGACTggccttcctccttttcaacTCTTTTCGAGTGGGGGTAATCGTGACTTGATGGTTGTCcgtggcgttgttggaaatGAATTCCCAGGCATCATATTTGGATACCAGCATACCTGCATCTGCGGACTCCTGATCCTCCAGCTTGAGCTCCAGTGACGGCGTCTGGGTTTCGCTCATGTTGTCATCGGTGACGCCGGTCCTGTTAAGGGGTGGTATTGCGGCATCGACTCCGCCATCACAAACAGACGTATCAAGCCGCTGTTCGAGCCGAGAGCTAATGTGGAGGGATACAGTGTGCCAAAACGCCCGCACAGTGGTTGCGAAGATTGACCGGCCACGACCTCATTGATGCGATCTTCATGCGAACAAGTCCACAACCTCGCTGGAGTCTTACAGAGAAAGGGCCAGGAAGAATGAGGGACCGTTTTTCCTGTCGAATAATTCGATATTGTTGTACCAGGGAGGTCTGGTGGtccccgaggaggacggcatGCGCGCCAGAGTGCTCGACGAAGTGCACGCCAGAAAGACGACTGCCCACCCAGGGAGAAATAAGACGAGGTCTTTGATTCAAACTCATTACTGGTGGCCAGGTATATCCATAGATTTTGACAAATATGTCTCCAATTGCCTGACGTGCCCCAGTTGCGTAAATGACAAAGAATGTAGCCATTGAAATGTGCATATAATAACGACTCGGTTGCTGCATAATTGTACACTCGTAtcacaaaagcaaaagtcaaagTACATTATCCAGATACAGTAGATCATAAAAACGAAACTAAGAAACATGTTCTAGCTACCCCACTTGGTGACGGtggccaaagacgacaggGTGTCTGGATGCTCTGCACCAAGTCGTCGCTGCCGAGCCTGGGCACAGTCCTTCATTAGTGCTAAGGCGGTCGAGTGTCGACCTTGGCTTTTCCAAGTAAAAgcgaggttggccatgctcgacagcgtatctgggtgatcggccccaagcttggtcttgctcgtctccatcacctgcacaaacagcttctcggcctcctcccaccggccctgcttcctgtatgtcgatgctaggttggccatgctcgtcagcgtatctgggtgatcggccccaagcttggtcgtgcgcgtctccatcacctgcacaaacagcttctcggcctcctcccaccggccctggttccaaaatgtcgacgctaggttggccatgctcgacagcgtatctgggtgatcggccccaagcttggtcttgcgcgtctccatcacctgcacctccagcttctcggcctcctcccaccggccctggttccaaaatgtcgacgctaggttggccatgctcgtcagcatagaagggtgatcggccccaagcttggtcgtgcgcgtctccatcacctgcacaaacagcttctcggcctcctcccactggcctcGGTGCAAAAGGATCAGAGCAAACAGTGACATACTATCTAGACTCGCCGtatcctcttttcccagTCTATTCTCGCGGGCTCGTCTCGCTTTGCCCACCATCCGCTGTGCCACCTCGTATCTCCCTTGCGACCatgcaaaccaacccccattatACAAAAGTGTCGCCCATATGTCGTTCCTATCGTCGCTGGGTTGGTAAGCGACGGCCACTTGAACATGTGCGAAGAGATTTCGACAAGTCGCCCAGTTCTTGTAGTTTCCAGTTGGGAATGACGCTGCCATTCGCTCAATAAACTTCTGTTTGAAcgtctcctgctgcccccATTGTTCCAGCCACTTCCTTGTTGAGAACTGCACAAGCCCGTGCATctcaaactcgtccatctcaGTCGTCGCTATAAGGCAGTAGTCTCTCAGTAtcgccacatcatcttcgaatCCATCATCAGTAGTATCTGCACTATCATCCGTGAGGTCACTATCTGTGTCACCATCCATGTCACCATCTACGGCACCATCTGTAGCACTTCTGCCGTTATCAAAGTCTGTATCTCCGTCCTCGTCTATACGCCGTCCTGGAATATCCTCCTTAGTAACTCTACGAGGTTTTAAAACCCAACCAGGGATACCTTGCCggtcgaaaaagctcatAAGTGACAAGAGATCCGCAGCAGACGGCCGCTTAGACCGGATGTAGTCAAAAGATATTTGCCATGTGGTAAGAACCGCGTTCGATGCGCCTCCATCCCGTCGTAGGTCCCCAGCATCGTACTGTAAAAGACTGCTCTTTCTATGCTCACTCTTCCGGAACTCAGCTAGGTACTTCTCGGGCGAGCTCCGCGGCGCCCTTGCCTGTATGTAGGCGGCAGCCTGGCTAATGGCCAACGGAACGAGGTCGAGCGCCTGTACGAGATCGGCCGCCACATCTAGATCCGCGGGCGATcctagcttcttctccaggagtGCGAGGGGGCATCTGTCTGCGCCATCGGTCCGACTTCGATCATATTTTGACGGCGCCCGGTCAGTCTGAATGCTAACTCCCTGTTACGTGTTGTGACAATAATCGATCCATTTTGGCTCTGCGGTAGGTATGTCGCAAACGGCCGCCTCTTGCGCTCATTGCCGCTGGTCGTGCCGTGGGCAATATTCGCGTTGTCGAACACATCGCGGTCGTCAGCGCTGTCAAGGATCATGATCCATCTGCCGTTCCGTTCGTTGGACAGCCAGCTGTACACAAGCTGtgggatgttggccttgggctcGTTCCGGCCGGCCAGCTTGACGGTGTTGGCAATCGTCctgaagccatcctcgacgcgcTCATACATTCCAGCGTGGACCCAGAATACCCATATGTCTGGCTGCTTTTCAGTGATCCGGTGAGCGAACTCGATGGCCAGCTGCGACTTGCCGATACCGCCCAAGCCTACGAGGGCCACACGAGCGGCGGGCTCGGAACATCGCCGGTCGATTTGCTCGAGAATGTCTCCGCGGTTGACAAAATCGGGAtcgcgggagaaggggatggtcGCGAATGGCCGCGGTGGGGTTTCTGATCGTTCTGGGGAAGTTAGCGGTGCACCCCTCGACTCTCACAGCGCTCTGGTAATCTTACCTGGCGCCTGCGGGAAAGTATTGTAGATCGTCCCCCTGTTGGTCCCCACCTGGGAACCATTGTTATAGTCGCCGAAACGATAACTGTCTGACATTGCACTTTCTATCCTGAGCTCGTCAACGTGGCGGAAGCGTAGAGAAAACTTGGGTTTTACGATGAGGTAAATAGTGTCAAGATCGAGccatttgtgtgttttgtaaCCTCGTGGATCGAGGCGAAGATCGGAAGTGGGCATTTTTTATATTTGCAGTTTTGCTTGgcaattcttcttctcatggCATTCGATGCCGGTCATTGGCGGGCGTATCGCCGCATTActcagcatcaacgaggcagcttggttgacgTGTTAATCCTCATAACTCCAATATGGATCCTCTCAGTATCACAGCCGGCGTCGTGGGTATTGTCGCACCAACGCTGCACTGCGTGCGACTCTTGGTAGAGGACTTGCAGAACATTGCCGACGCACCTAATACCGTGAAGGCGCTCACCAACAATCTCCAATCAGTGGAACTTGCTCTTGACTCGTTGGGGCTGTGACGGACTCGCAGTGGGAATCCCTGGGCGATGCTGTTTGAGGAACTGCTCTCCGTGATCCAGACAGCAGCCGCAAATGCCCGAGCAGACCAGggaaccacaatcacctTTGGGAACAATAATAGTGGCCAGCAGTGGGAGTCAACAGCGGCACTATCACTGCTACATTTGGCCGAAGGGGTAGACTTTGTATATTTGTTCctcttgcttgctctgctgtGTATTGAACAAGCTTGAATCTAGTTACACAACCATTTATTCTCTCGTAATGCGAACCTGACCGCCGGTTCGGAACTCTGCAGCTTCGAAATAGGGTCATCGACTATCCTAAGCTAGGTTTCAAACCGTGGTCATCCGCTCaatgtaccgaagtacctatATTTTTTACCacccgttttattttcaatttttgttttctgtcggcgcttacatgcttcaggttcattggaagactgaggggtgtgaatgtagaagatagggagagaaatcttcctcagtttttggcagtatgtcttccgaaatctgcatcggatttccctggaaatgacagtctggatgCTCTTTCTGTTGTGGTCTTCTTTCAGTGCCTGCCGGTGTGGGAGCAACCTTGATGACTGAGCATCAGACGACAATGGGATAAGTGGGCCCAAAAGACGGCGTGGAATCTCCTGGATGCTGCTGTCATCAGCTCTGGGGCCTTCATTGGCTGTTATTGACGTGGGAAAAACTAACTTGATGGCCCAACATCAGACGAAGTCGAGATACGTGGGACCGACGGAAGGCACCTTGACACCTACGACTGTGCTAGCCTGCGTGCCTGTCGATCAGAAGACAACGAAGAGCTTGTCTATGGATTGCCAAGTTCTTCCTGATTATGCGTGACTCCCAAATCTCCACTTTGTCAGCTCTCTCTTTCGCTGTTTCACCTGTCCATTTCCCACTCAGCTTGTATTTTTCAGTCTGCATTTCCCTCTTTCAAACAAAGCTGCAATCTCAAAATGGTCTCAACCCGCAAAAAGGCTTGCTCTCGAAAGGTGTCCAACCCTAGCATAGCAGCTAAAAGGTCTTGGAAGCGCCGCGTGAAGcgtgcttctgctgctgctgctgccgccgccagcaaTACCACCAACTCCCCGACCATCGTCACTTCCGTCGAAACCGACAATCATCTCGTATCCGGGCCCCGTCTCTCGTCCAgtcccggccccggccccgcCCCCTGCGATCCTTCCAAGACCACTGGTTTCGTTGAGGCTGACTGTCCCAACTTGCCTGATGAAGCGACAAACCTGAATTAATCTGATATTGTCTCAGGTGAACATCCTGATGTATGTCAGCATTCATAACCTGTCTCACCCTCTACCCAGACTCCGCCACTTTGAACATTTGTCACAGTGCCACACATCACATCCTGCGACCTGTTTACTGATTCCCGTTTTCTAGGCCACCATCGGCTCTGATCATGATGCAATGTCTAGTTCCAACCCATCGTCGACTGTGTTCCTCGGACAAGGCAAGAAGCGTTACACCAAGATGCTGGTCAGAAAGAACTTGGATCTGAAGGCCCGGGTGGAAAAGCtggcgaaggagaaggaccAGATGTCAAAAATGCTCTCGGGCATGCAGGAATATGCGGACGCTACCAAAGATGTGTTGGCTACCTGCTGAACCAACGGGAGGACAAGTACAAAGGCGCCTACAAATTGGTAAGAGGCCCCCTTATGTCATCTGAGTTGGGCATCTTGTACTGATCACTTTTTTTTGTACTGCAGCCGAATGGAAAGTGGAAAGATTTCAAGAAATAGAGCCAT is a window from the Podospora pseudocomata strain CBS 415.72m chromosome 6, whole genome shotgun sequence genome containing:
- the BEM1 gene encoding bud emergence protein 1 (BUSCO:EOG09261JVS; COG:C; EggNog:ENOG503NU89); this encodes MKALRRSIKGEKENKPHISIAPKSAVAIQPPKKVIRALYDYEASNPQELSFSRGDFFHVIGRENDQDWYEACNPALPDARGLVPVAFFQALGRTERDSGQSQPDTARSTNSTKGPDNDSGYGDASTVGTATPAASQRSSKISGKSGAMVYGVVMYDFQAERGDELDAKAGEAIIVIAQSNPEWFVAKPIGRLGGPGLIPVSFVEIRDMASNTPVANPQESVRRAGIPKVEEWKKMAADYKNSSITLGKFDVGGAPIEQGMERMSLQQQPNGRTSQVPAGNYQQPQSPPQQQAQVQPQQAYNAQQPVQQPGYGARQSSEVAAPVSAQIPRYCFAEEKYWFVIEAELEDGRTWELSRYYEDFYDFQIALLTEFPVEAGTTGKKQRTLPYMPGPVNYVTDAITEGRRHNLDAYVKSLLAQPPYISKCDLVKQFFAPREGDYEIDPTAQAEEYRLSGGSQPSSTDSPADGASRQSSRQNLNSNGNGYAGLSAPARQMGGGQPAVSRQVSSLSQPSQSSLSPGIQQPGAQMKVKLSYNGDIIAIKVPQDISFRSLYDRITERLKIPGGEMVQLSYKDEATGDKPPLMSDNDLDIALSRNEKLLLYVE
- a CDS encoding hypothetical protein (EggNog:ENOG503P15X; COG:B; COG:D) codes for the protein MSAMKPDVPLESMDQIGSTPGSATRERHSLTLDQRRALRRWANSQPVRPSHKACIDWFASQYQQTISQSTVSHSLSPKYARLDGDPQLSGSRLRFGNWPDVEKLVLLWHQQMLANGRQPSNEELADKAKTIYHQLPRYKDEPAPEFSPGWIHRFKKRYGLLVRRQRRPTSSEGGNPAPGTTTLQNLGDDIPYLAENLPRYLNVNADLPPVTVMEYLQRFLGVMTTLEVCERVKEEVLRRQHNPSPDGGPGTPNNNPMGGNAENTGIFHSEEDPEVVLQNALRVYQQQEENNVSGAANLSGVTPDHQQPQSGGDRTVDNGLPALGAIANQAYAQHAMNAAGLTTPNPGTRNASAGPRAQPQQAPPAQPQFAPNTPQQVQPQQVQPQQVQPQQQTPQQPQTANGGGNAGSGAQQGEELTLTPIPSGAPVSVVENPVRCPFCLNKRMLRTIKEAVEHMSSHVVV
- a CDS encoding hypothetical protein (COG:Z; EggNog:ENOG503NYQ3); this translates as MPTSDLRLDPRGYKTHKWLDLDTIYLIVKPKFSLRFRHVDELRIESAMSDSYRFGDYNNGSQVGTNRGTIYNTFPQAPERSETPPRPFATIPFSRDPDFVNRGDILEQIDRRCSEPAARVALVGLGGIGKSQLAIEFAHRITEKQPDIWVFWVHAGMYERVEDGFRTIANTVKLAGRNEPKANIPQLVYSWLSNERNGRWIMILDSADDRDVFDNANIAHGTTSGNERKRRPFATYLPQSQNGSIIVTTRNRDIQTDRAPSKYDRSRTDGADRCPLALLEKKLGSPADLDVAADLVQALDLVPLAISQAAAYIQARAPRSSPEKYLAEFRKSEHRKSSLLQYDAGDLRRDGGASNAVLTTWQISFDYIRSKRPSAADLLSLMSFFDRQGIPGWVLKPRRVTKEDIPGRRIDEDGDTDFDNGRSATDGAVDGDMDGDTDSDLTDDSADTTDDGFEDDVAILRDYCLIATTEMDEFEMHGLVQFSTRKWLEQWGQQETFKQKFIERMAASFPTGNYKNWATCRNLFAHVQVAVAYQPSDDRNDIWATLLYNGGWFAWSQGRYEVAQRMVGKARRARENRLGKEDTASLDSMSLFALILLHRGQWEEAEKLFVQVMETRTTKLGADHPSMLTSMANLASTFWNQGRWEEAEKLEVQVMETRKTKLGADHPDTLSSMANLASTFWNQGRWEEAEKLFVQVMETRTTKLGADHPDTLTSMANLASTYRKQGRWEEAEKLFVQVMETSKTKLGADHPDTLSSMANLAFTWKSQGRHSTALALMKDCAQARQRRLGAEHPDTLSSLATVTKWGS